A region of Streptomyces sp. TG1A-60 DNA encodes the following proteins:
- a CDS encoding bacterial proteasome activator family protein, whose protein sequence is MEMPRNERSPEQPQILVVGQDGMAVGGGGDEDSREVPVTEMVEQPAKVMRIGSMIKQLLEEVRVAPLDEASRARLKEIHASSVKELEDGLAPELVEELERLSLPFTDEAIPSDAELRIAQAQLVGWLEGLFHGIQTTLFAQQMAARAQLEQMRRALPPGVGGQDGDDDPRTVPRSGGPYL, encoded by the coding sequence ATGGAGATGCCGAGGAACGAACGGTCGCCGGAACAGCCCCAGATCCTGGTCGTGGGTCAGGACGGCATGGCAGTGGGCGGCGGAGGAGACGAGGACTCCCGCGAGGTCCCGGTGACGGAGATGGTGGAACAGCCGGCCAAGGTGATGCGCATCGGCAGCATGATCAAGCAGCTGCTCGAAGAGGTGCGGGTCGCCCCTCTCGACGAGGCCAGCAGGGCCCGGCTGAAGGAGATCCACGCCAGCTCCGTCAAGGAACTGGAGGACGGTCTGGCTCCGGAGCTGGTCGAGGAGTTGGAGCGGCTCTCCCTGCCCTTCACGGACGAGGCGATCCCGAGCGACGCGGAGTTGCGGATCGCGCAGGCCCAGTTGGTCGGCTGGCTCGAAGGCCTCTTCCACGGGATCCAGACCACGCTGTTCGCCCAGCAGATGGCCGCCCGGGCCCAGCTGGAGCAGATGCGCCGCGCCCTGCCGCCCGGCGTCGGCGGCCAGGACGGCGACGACGACCCGCGCACGGTCCCCCGCTCGGGCGGGCCGTACCTCTAG